From Penicillium psychrofluorescens genome assembly, chromosome: 1, one genomic window encodes:
- a CDS encoding uncharacterized protein (ID:PFLUO_000377-T1.cds;~source:funannotate) yields MSYGIRKIAQPHTLEHRVYIEKDGVPVSPFHDIPLYANEQQTILNMVVEIPRWTNAKQEISKEEFLNPIKQDTKKGKLRFVRNCFPHKGYLWNYGAFPRTWEDPHVVHPETKAKGDNDPLDVCEIGELVGYPGQVKQVKVLGVMALIDEEETDWKIIVIDVNDPLAPKLNDIEDVERHLPGLLRATNEWFRIYKIPDGKPENQFAFSGECKNRKYAMDVIHECSEAWDKLITGKAQAGDISLANSTVEGSANPADQNQLAAIPRGENLPAAPIDGSIDKWFFISGAAV; encoded by the exons ATGTCTTACGGCATCCGCAAGATTGCCCAGCCGCACACGCTGGAGCACCGTGTGTACATCGAGAAAGATGGTGTGCCCGTCTCTCCCTTCCACGACATCCCCCTCTACGCCAATGAGCAGCAGACCATCCTGAACATGGTCGTCGAGATCCCTCGCTGGACCAACGCCAAGCAGGAG ATCTCCAAGGAGGAATTCCTCAACCCCATCAAGCAGGAcaccaagaagggcaagctgCGCTTCGTCCGCAACTGCTTCCCCCACAAGGGCTACCTCTGGAACTACGGTGCCTTCCCTCGC ACCTGGGAAGACCCCCACGTCGTCCAccccgagaccaaggccaAGGGTGACAACGACCCTCTGGATGTGTGCGAGatcggcgagctggtcggCTACCCCGGCCAGGTCAAGCAGGTCAAGGTGCTGGGCGTCATGGCCCTgatcgacgaggaggagaccGACTGGAAGATCATCGTCATCGACGTCAACGACCCGCTGGCCCCCAAGCTGAACGACATCGAGGACGTTGAGCGCCACCTGCCCGGTCTGCTGCGCGCCACCAACGAGTGGTTCCGCATCTACAAGATCCCCGACGGCAAGCCCGAGAACCAGTTTGCCTTCTCCGGCGAGTGCAAGAACCGCAAGTACGCCATGGATGTCATCCATGAGTGCTCCGAGGCTTGGGACAAGCTGATCACGGGCAAGGCTCAGGCCGGTGACATCAGCCT CGCCAACTCCACCGTCGAGGGCTCCGCCAACCCTGCCGACCAGAACCAGCTGGCCGCCATCCCCCGGGGCGAGAACCTGCCCGCTGCCCCCATCGACGGCAGCATTGACAAGTGGTTCTTCATCTCCGGTGCCGCTGTGTAA
- a CDS encoding uncharacterized protein (ID:PFLUO_000382-T1.cds;~source:funannotate): MFPSDSAAAIFARQHPLGRLGPQKQEQYPLPVQSAPPRREPFPAWSAIDETKKKADAFAKEAAREIDAASKKAQEKSGKIEPWSAKYYAACTIGGMMACGLTHTAVTPLDLIKCRRQVDSQLYKSNMQAYRTIRLAEGFRGVFTGWSPTFFGYSAQGAFKYGGYEFFKKFYSDLVGQENARRWKTSLYLVASASAELIADVALCPFESVKVRMQTTIPPDLRGTFSGISSVVAKEGISGLYKGLYPLWGRQIPYTMMKFASFETIVEAIYANLPGQKSDYNKGAQTTVAFTGGYLAGILCAVVSHPADVMVSKLNANRQVGEAFGAAMSRIYGDIGFRGLWNGLPVRIVMVGTLTGLQWMIYDSFKIFMGLPTTGGTGEEEKKKK; encoded by the exons ATGTTTCCGTCTGACTCGGCcgctgccatcttcgccCGACAACACCCACTGGGTCGTCTGGGTCCGCAAAAACAGGAACAGTACCCTCTCCCAGTACAATCCGCTCCACCTCGGCGCGAACCATTCCCTGCCTGGAGCGCAATCGACgaaaccaagaagaaagccgaTGCGTTTGCCAAAGAGGCCGCGCGCGAGATCGATGCCGCGAGCAAGAAGGCCCAGGAAAAATCGGGTAAAATCGAACCCTGGTCGGCCAAGTACTATGCCGCCTGTACAATTGGTGGGATGATGGCCTGT GGTCTGACCCATACGGCGGTGACCCCTCTCGATTTGATCAAATGCCGTCGCCAGGTGGACTCGCAGCTCTACAAGAGTAATATGCAGGCGTACCGCACGATCCGCCTCGCCGAGGGCTTTCGCGGCGTGTTTACCGGCTGGAGTCCCACATTTTTCGGCTACAGT GCCCAAGGTGCGTTCAAGTACGGCGGCTacgagttcttcaagaagtTCTACAGCGACCTGGTCGGCCAGGAGAACGCCCGCCGATGGAAGACCTCGCTGTACTTAGTGGCTAGTGCATCCGCCGAACTGATCGCAGACGTGGCTCTGTGTCCCTTTGAGTCGGTCAAGGTACGCATGCAGACGACCATCCCGCCGGATCTCCGGGGTACGTTCAGTGGAATCTCGAGCGTTGTGGCCAAGGAGGGTATTTCGGG TCTGTACAAAGGCCTCTACCCGCTGTGGGGCCGGCAGATCCCCTACACCATGATGAAATTCGCCTCCTTCGAGACCATCGTCGAGGCGATTTACGCCAATCTCCCCGGCCAGAAATCCGACTACAACAAGGGCGCGCAGACCACCGTCGCGTTCACAGGCGGATACCTGGCCGGTATTCTCTGTGCGGTGGTGTCGCATCCGGCTGATGTGATGGTGAGCAAGTTGAATGCCAACCGCCAAGTGGGCGAGGCGTTTGGGGCGGCGATGAGCCGGATCTATGGTGACATTGGCTTCCGGGGCTTGTGGAATGGATTGCCGGTGCGGATTGTCATGGTCGGTACTTTGACGGGCCTGCAGTGGATGAT CTATGACTCGTTCAAGATCTTCATGGGCCTGCCCACCACCGGCGGCAcgggggaggaggagaagaagaagaagtag
- a CDS encoding uncharacterized protein (ID:PFLUO_000381-T1.cds;~source:funannotate), with the protein MASYMSASEAYTREKQASDQSNPTPQTTWADKYRGATIQDLDPPPALSVSPDDPISAALITAYERDYTHLTVISATKRSLMGYLSIPRLKELLQTGAVKESDPVSAAMQRFIRKRGIYQVITMETPLEELERFFETDTALNGEKREKQQFAVVTDAARKFVLGVATKADLEEFVKRRPT; encoded by the exons ATGGCGTCGTACATGTCCGCCAGCGAGGCCTATACGCGCGAGAAACAGGCATCGGACCAGTCGAATCCCACACCGCAAACAACATGGGCCGATAAGTACCGCGGG GCAACAATCCAAGACCTCGACCCTCCCCCAGCCCTCTCCGTCTCCCCCGACGACCCTATCTCCGCAGCACTCATAACCGCCTACGAACGCGACTACACCCACCTTACCGTCATCTCCGCGACGAAGCGCTCCCTGATGGGCTACCTGAGCATCCCGCGGCTAAAAGAACTCCTGCAGACCGGCGCGGTCAAGGAATCAGACCCCGTCTCCGCGGCCATGCAGCGCTTCATCCGGAAACGAGGCATCTATCAGGTCATCACGATGGAGACGCcgctcgaggagctggagcggttCTTCGAGACCGACACGGCGCTCAATGGCGAGAAGCGCGAGAAGCAGCAATTCGCCGTGGTGACGGATGCCGCGCGTAAATTTGTGCTCGGGGTTGCGACCAAGGCCGATTTGGAAGAGTTTGTCAAACGGAGACCTACGTGA
- a CDS encoding uncharacterized protein (ID:PFLUO_000378-T1.cds;~source:funannotate), with protein sequence MTLLTSPATAPRVPIPAKGVDYRGTVVLAPMVRSGELPSRLLALKYGADLVWGPETIDRSLIGSVRRVNPRNGTIEFTRMPSNSGRNDKPPKESVLYRIDPVREQGKLIFQMGTANPDLAVQCAKVVAADVAGIDVNSGCPKPFSTSGGMGAALLRTPDKLVSILESLVREVGEPFRIGISVKIRILETPELTEALVSRLVKTGITGLTVHCRTTPMRPRERAIRDQLRMVAGICNRAGVAIVMNGDVTSRDDALASMTEYGVDGAMIATAAEANSSCFRSEAEGGLLPWREVVHEYMRFCLESENRWGNTKYLLNMLIPGKNKEFNAAKQCKTYTDCCRQLAFDDLIPLAVRADEILDLADKWVLGPGEEHESKAKAVQNAMQSESARAAGGSGGRLKQNSPATHTGGPIRTSSIPEPASKAAKSDADFEPLAIDVSMQATQKPELTA encoded by the coding sequence ATGACGCTCCTCACCTCGCCCGCTACCGCACCGCGCGTGCCCATCCCGGCCAAGGGGGTCGACTACCGCGGCACAGTCGTGCTGGCCCCGATGGTCCGCTCCGGCGAGCTGCCCTCCCGCCTGCTGGCCCTCAAGTACGGCGCCGACCTAGTCTGGGGCCCTGAGACGATCGACCGCTCCCTCATCGGCTCGGTACGGCGCGTGAACCCACGCAACGGGACCATCGAATTCACACGCATGCCCTCGAACTCGGGCCGGAACGACAAACCGCCCAAGGAATCGGTCCTCTACCGGATCGACCCCGTGCGCGAACAGGGCAAGCTCATCTTCCAAATGGGCACCGCGAACCCCGACCTGGCCGTGCAGTGCGCCAAGGTCGTCGCGGCAGATGTGGCCGGCATCGACGTCAACTCCGGCTGTCCCAAACCCTTCAGCACAAGCGGCGGCATGGGCGCCGCGCTGCTGCGCACACCCGACAAACTCGTCTCCATCCTCGAGTCCCTCGTGCGTGAGGTCGGCGAGCCCTTCCGCATCGGCATCTCGGTCAAGATCCGCATCCTCGAAACCCCCGAGCTGACCGAAGCGCTGGTCTCGCGCCTCGTGAAAACAGGCATCACAGGGCTCACGGTCCACTGCCGCACAACGCCCATGCGGCCCCGCGAGCGCGCAATCCGTGACCAGCTCCGCATGGTCGCGGGGATCTGCAACCGCGCCGGCGTGGCCATTGTCATGAACGGCGACGTCACCTCGCGCGACGACGCGCTGGCCTCGATGACCGAGTACGGCGTGGACGGGGCCATGATCGCCACTGCGGCAGAGGCCAACTCGTCCTGTTTCCGGTCCGAGGCGGAAGGCGGTCTCCTGCCGTGGCGGGAGGTCGTCCATGAATACATGCGGTTCTGTCTGGAATCGGAGAACCGTTGGGGGAACACCAAGTATCTACTCAATATGCTGATTCCCgggaagaacaaggagttCAACGCCGCGAAGCAGTGCAAGACGTACACGGACTGCTGTCGGCAATTGGCATTCGACGATCTGATCCCTCTCGCGGTTCGGGCCGACGAAATCCTCGATCTAGCCGATAAATGGGTGCTCGGACCGGGCGAGGAGCACGAGAGCAAGGCAAAGGCTGTCCAGAACGCGATGCAATCCGAATCGGCCCGTGCAGCTGGTGGCAGTGGCGGACGCTTGAAACAGAATTCTCCGGCCACACACACCGGCGGACCGATCCGCACCTCGTCTATCCCCGAACCGGCCTCGAAAGCAGCCAAATCTGACGCTGACTTCGAGCCGCTGGCTATCGACGTGTCGATGCAGGCTACCCAGAAGCCCGAACTGACCGCATAA
- a CDS encoding uncharacterized protein (ID:PFLUO_000379-T1.cds;~source:funannotate), translated as MDDSVPDTPVRDRKNFPGTPTDEAEYETIATMPIGAAAFTPSQRLTQPTQLIDGPYSRPPHVPIQVAASSPTGPLSSPPQRFPQGGILSSLIAPSGTHFRAPPTVTGPAKRTPVYDLDDGPTYRGGSSDEETLQSTDIRPATFEKSARSPEKVVESPVRPAMSALERFRELTASYYESTAGNMKRSADQMSPTDPKGVAVKKARQDAPARAQPVQPQYFSVQDISDYRIRVKVERLLMVMPNKTIQACVDALIRTNGNYDGALEYLANSDDAENRNGRYSPLIIESSDDELGTSAAAPAPMQAAKQNIKARGTIQDKWAAMKLPGAKDQGFSDETKPRRRLMRGPMSRSSPDGTSSFSAISIPDANTPPPKKLNRLKQGRRVVSPRSESPEAAMSDSEDSDVIVEEPGSGGIDEKVLRFFNTCSIKDLADTAAVPEETAKLITDHRPFSSLGEVRVVSEPAPAQDETKPKKRGRKSLKAVGDKIVDKCLDMWTGYMAIDALVTECEALGQPVAAEMKKWGIDIFGKRGDLEITSLDAAAPNSHDSGIATPSSNRVDDSSDSDGPASVSRKTSRFISQPAIMSNDLEMKDYQVVGINWLALLFEQELSCILADDMGLGKTCQVIAFLAHLYEKDIKGPHLVVVPSSTLENWLREFQKFCPTLSVMPYYAGQNERALIREQIEDNRDSINVVITTYTIAKAKVDAKFLRDMDFTVCVYDEGHMLKNHQSILYEKLIRIPARFRLLLTGTPLQNNLQELASLLGFILPNVFKEHKEELQLVFSNKAKTNDESHATLLSAQRIERAKSMLKPFVLRRKKHQVIDLPKKHLHVEYCDMKPSQREIYGHEKDRVRQLLEDRAAGKKTGSKTTHVMMKLRQAAIHPLLARRHFSDAVLRKMSKACLKEEQWALSNPDIIFEELKPYNDFECHEMCLKNPSSLGKFKLKDAEWMDSGKIDLLRSLLTRFIANGDRALVFSQFTLVLDILESVLETLKIDFVRLDGRTSVEDRQSILDAFHERTEIPVFLLSTKAGGAGINLACANKVIIFDSSFNPQEDVQAENRAHRVGQTREVEVFRLVTRDTIEEQIFALGKTKLALDQAVAGEDEAGAKKNEEANIKVVEGMVFGDLETSAENGNGNGVVQVDGESED; from the coding sequence ATGGACGACTCGGTGCCAGACACGCCCGTCCGGGACAGAAAGAATTTCCCCGGCACACCCACGGACGAGGCAGAGTACGAGACAATCGCCACTATGCCCATTGGGGCGGCGGCATTCACTCCCTCCCAGCGATTGACGCAGCCAACGCAATTGATTGACGGGCCCTATTCACGTCCTCCCCATGTCCCGATTCAAGTCGCGGCCTCTTCCCCAACCGGccctctttcttccccccctcAGCGCTTCCCCCAGGGCGGCATTCTATCCTCCCTCATCGCCCCTTCTGGCACCCACTTTCGTGCTCCTCCTACCGTGACTGGTCCTGCAAAGCGTACGCCGGTCTacgacctcgacgacggtCCCACCTACCGCGGCGGTTCCTCAGACGAAGAGACTCTGCAAAGTACAGACATCAGGCCCGCCACGTTCGAAAAGTCGGCGCGCAGCCCCGAGAAAGTTGTCGAGTCGCCTGTCCGCCCTGCCATGAGCGCTTTGGAACGCTTCAGGGAACTCACTGCTTCATACTACGAGTCCACCGCCGGCAACATGAAACGCTCTGCCGACCAGATGAGCCCGACTGACCCCAAGGGGGTGGCGGTCAAGAAGGCTCGCCAGGATGCGCCCGCGCGGGCTCAGCCTGTTCAGCCCCAATACTTTTCAGTGCAGGACATCAGTGACTACCGGATCAGAGTCAAGGTCGAGCGGctgttgatggtgatgccGAACAAAACGATTCAAGCCTGCGTTGATGCGCTAATCCGCACGAATGGAAACTACGATGGGGCTTTGGAATATCTTGCCAACAGCGACGATGCAGAGAATCGGAATGGCCGTTATTCTCCTCTCATCATTGAATCTTCGGACGATGAATTGGGTACCTCGGCAGCAGCCCCGGCGCCGATGCAGGCGGCGAAGCAGAACATCAAGGCTCGCGGCACAATTCAGGACAAGTGGGCTGCAATGAAACTGCCAGGGGCCAAGGACCAAGGCTTTTCGGATGAAACCAAACCTCGTCGGCGCTTGATGCGTGGTCCCATGTCTCGCTCATCTCCAGATGGAACCTCCTCGTTCTCAGCCATTTCGATTCCCGACGCCAATACGCCCCCGCCAAAGAAGCTGAATCGGCTCAAGCAAGGCCGACGGGTGGTATCGCCGCGTTCTGAATCCCCGGAAGCCGCTATGAGCGACTCGGAGGATTCGGATGTCATTGTGGAAGAACCCGGTTCTGGAGGCATTGACGAGAAAGTGTTGAGATTCTTCAACACCTGCAGCATTAAGGACCTGGCAGATACTGCGGCCGTCCCTGAAGAAACTGCCAAGCTGATCACCGACCACCGTCCCTTCTCATCGCTCGGGGAAGTCCGGGTAGTCAGTGAGCCAGCTCCAGCCCAAGATGAGACGAAACCCAAAAAACGAGGACGCAAATCACTCAAGGCCGTGGGTGACAAGATCGTTGATAAATGTCTGGATATGTGGACGGGATACATGGCGATTGATGCTCTTGTTACCGAATGCGAGGCTCTGGGTCAGCCTGTTGCCgccgagatgaagaaatgGGGAATCGACATTTTTGGCAAGCGGGGAGATCTAGAGATCACCTCTCTGGATGCTGCTGCCCCCAATTCACACGACTCTGGAATCGCTACACCGTCATCCAACCGTGTTGATGACAGTTCCGACAGTGACGGCCCTGCCTCTGTTTCCCGCAAGACCTCACGTTTCATCTCTCAGCCGGCTATCATGTCAAATGAtctggagatgaaggatTACCAGGTTGTTGGTATCAATTGGTTGGCTCTCTTGTTTGAACAGGAATTGAGCTGTATTctggccgacgacatggGTCTTGGTAAGACCTGCCAGGTCATTGCATTCCTCGCGCACCTCTACGAAAAGGACATCAAAGGTCCGCACCTGGTTGTGGTCCCCTCGTCGACACTTGAGAACTGGCTCCGAGAGTTTCAAAAGTTCTGCCCGACTCTTTCGGTTATGCCCTACTACGCGGGGCAGAATGAGCGTGCGCTGATTCGTGAACAAATTGAAGATAATCGCGACAGCATCAATGTGGTGATTACAACATACACcatcgccaaggccaaagTCGATGCCAAGTTTCTGCGGGATATGGACTTTACTGTCTGCGTCTACGATGAAGGTCACATGTTGAAGAACCATCAATCCATTCTGTACGAAAAACTCATTCGCATCCCGGCCCGGTTCCGACTGCTGCTCACGGGCACACCGCTCCAAAATAACCTGCAAGAACTGGCATCGCTGCTCGGGTTTATCCTGCCGAATGTCTTCAAGGAGCATAAGGAGGAACTGCAGTTGGTCTTCTCGAACAAAGCGAAAACTAACGACGAGTCTCATGCCACGCTGCTCTCAGCGCAACGCATCGAGCGCGCCAAGTCCATGCTCAAGCCGTTTGTGCTCCGCCGCAAGAAGCACCAGGTTATCGACCTTCCTAAGAAGCACCTGCATGTCGAGTACTGCGACATGAAGCCCTCTCAGCGCGAGATTTACGGACACGAAAAAGACCGAGTGCGCCAACTCCTCGAAGACCGTGCcgcgggcaagaagaccggcAGCAAGACCACCCATGTCATGATGAAGCTCCGCCAGGCTGCAATCCACCCTCTCCTCGCACGGCGTCACTTCTCGGACGCCGTTCTCCGCAAGATGTCCAAGGCATGCCTAAAGGAAGAGCAGTGGGCGCTATCCAACCCGGACATCATATTCGAAGAGCTCAAACCCTACAACGACTTTGAGTGCCATGAGATGTGTCTCAAGAACCCGTCCTCGCTGGGCAAATTCAAACTCAAGGACGCCGAGTGGATGGACTCGGGCAAGATCGAcctcctccgcagcctcCTAACCCGCTTCATCGCAAACGGTGACCGCGCCCTCGTCTTCTCCCAATTCaccctcgtcctcgacatcctcgaaTCCGTGCTCGAGACCCTAAAAATCGACTTCGTCCGCCTCGACGGCCGCACCAGCGTCGAAGACCGGCAGTCCATCCTAGATGCCTTCCACGAACGCACCGAGATCCCGGTGTTCTTACTGTCCACCAAagccggcggtgcgggcATCAACCTCGCCTGCGCGAACAAggtcatcatcttcgactcCTCGTTCAACCCGCAGGAAGACGTCCAGGCCGAGAACCGCGCCCATCGCGTCGGCCAGACCCGCGAAGTGGAGGTGTTCCGGCTTGTCACGCGTGATACTATCGAGGAGCAGATCTTTGCGCTAGGGAAGACGAAGTTGGCGCTTGATCAGGCTGTTGcgggcgaggatgaggcgggcgcgaagaagaatgaggaGGCTAATATCAAAGTTGTGGAGGGTATGGTGTTTGGGGATTTGGAGACGAGTGCTGAGAATGGCAATGGTAATGGGGTTGTGCAGGTGGATGGGGAGAGCGAAGACTAA
- a CDS encoding uncharacterized protein (ID:PFLUO_000380-T1.cds;~source:funannotate), translating into MSSRRPHGQSYADVAAQPPADTTSSDVTPAVPADVIYKLLGFTAAMAAGPIGMYFLTVNWIFSGNATFAGITAAVTANVVLFAYIYVAWKDDQGERAAADKAKSKKAQ; encoded by the exons ATGTCCTCCCGCCGCCCTCACGGGCAATCCTACGCCGATGTGGCTGCCCAGCCGCCAGCAGACACGACCTCCTCGGACGTAACGCCCGCCGTGCCAGC CGACGTGATCTATAAGCTCCTCGGCTTCACAGCTGCCATGGCAGCTGGCCCCATCGGCATGTACTTTTTGACCGTGAACTGGATCTTCAGCG GGAATGCAACATTCGCTGGAATCACGGCCGCCGTCACGGCCAACGTCGTCCTGTTCGCTTATATCTACGTGGCCTGGAAGGACGACCAAGGGGagagagcggcggcggatAAAGCCAAGTCGAAAAAAGCTCAGTAG
- a CDS encoding uncharacterized protein (ID:PFLUO_000383-T1.cds;~source:funannotate): protein MHLTSLIFSASLIASTWATSTNVRTKHDKCLVGNPKLKSATLKGTAIEPTLNRDGCGSTAWGDRILWVCRDTQPVFPNGTTNKPAVWDGSASYSNMTHEGPAFIPIPPDGQVEDNAGYTHELLLYGNNHESPFYVLSDEFCGNNSAGLCPNGLRYPRSPDSPPLVTSYDEGTGMITAYTWIKNKLHDNNTNVIINPSTALYKVTWSPMVEGADSAVLPKTAFVSPTFFQENEFAYGAAGNIIVNDTAYLWAQSFLGAATSLARVPLSGIEDLSRYEYYVSGAWTSHMPSSVNVTEATINCTAGGQGTFYYSPAWSSYVWIGGVGQEINGEFFVSTSPAPEGPWTTPEHFLTVPLGNYTEIPAYGFQAHPDLVVDENSNDMYISYTKKMTTGYQTPLYLLEWEHCLDVVNT from the coding sequence ATGCATTTGACGTCgctgatcttctccgcttcCCTAATCGCGTCGACATGGGCAACTTCAACCAATGTACGCACCAAGCACGATAAATGCTTAGTAGGAAACCCCAAACTGAAGAGCGCTACGCTCAAGGGCACCGCCATCGAGCCGACACTCAACCGCGATGGTTGTGGCTCGACGGCATGGGGTGACCGCATCCTTTGGGTCTGCCGTGACACGCAACCAGTCTTCCCGAACGGCACTACCAACAAACCGGCAGTCTGGGACGGCTCGGCAAGCTACTCAAACATGACCCACGAAGGCCCGGCTTTCATCCCGATCCCTCCGGACGGGCAGGTAGAAGATAATGCGGGATATACGCACGAGCTCCTGCTATACGGCAACAACCACGAGTCACCTTTTTACGTGTTGTCCGACGAGTTCTGCGGCAACAATTCAGCGGGCTTGTGTCCGAATGGGTTACGCTACCCGCGTTCTCCGGACTCACCGCCGCTAGTCACCTCGTATGATGAGGGAACCGGCATGATCACCGCCTACACCTGGATCAAAAACAAACTACACGATAACAATACTAATGTCATCATCAACCCCTCCACGGCCCTCTACAAAGTTACGTGGAGCCCAATGGTCGAGGGCGCGGACTCAGCTGTCCTACCGAAGACTGCATTTGTGAGCCCTACATTCTTCCAGGAGAACGAGTTCGCGTATGGTGCGGCGGGCAACATTATCGTCAATGACACCGCATATCTCTGGGCGCAGTCCTTCCTAGGCGCGGCTACCTCGCTCGCTAGGGTCCCATTGTCCGGTATCGAGGACCTCTCGCGGTACGAGTACTACGTCTCCGGCGCCTGGACTTCGCACATGCCCAGCTCAGTCAACGTTACGGAAGCCACTATCAACTGCACTGCGGGTGGGCAGGGGACCTTCTACTATTCCCCCGCCTGGTCATCGTACGTGTGGATCGGTGGGGTGGGCCAGGAGATCAACGGCGAGTTCTTCGTGTCTACTTCCCCGGCGCCGGAAGGCCCGTGGACCACGCCGGAGCATTTCCTCACCGTCCCGCTAGGCAATTATACGGAGATTCCAGCATATGGGTTTCAGGCGCATCCAGACttggttgttgatgagaACTCGAATGACATGTATATTTCGTATACtaagaagatgacgacgggGTATCAGACGCCGCTTTATCTGCTTGAGTGGGAGCATTGTTTGGATGTTGTGAACACGTAG
- a CDS encoding uncharacterized protein (ID:PFLUO_000384-T1.cds;~source:funannotate): MSPDNVSGLPHQIELQITNAEHREDIAQIENNAPQAKVIFQDAQAATATEHELTPLDGFKMYPKAVAWSVLITMAVIMDGYDEAFLSQLFAEEAFQKQFGEPFEKGYQVKASWQSGLPNGKTIGIMIGMLLNGYARERFGMKRTMLTAFVALLGLTFILVFGQTPQVLLVGEIFTGQLISAGVMRGVEGMSGRWAYDIPFAVQWVWPIPLFIGVLLCPESPWWLVRKGRIEDAERSIKRLTNGIDAKQTIAMMLHTTQEEEQLGGSSYWDCFKGTNLRRTEIAFLAWGIQTFAGLPMQSYNTYFIEQAGLSDTDSFGLSVGYYSIGFVGTALSWFLITWLGRRTIFLGGLILMGTTYFIIGFISLAPASNTATIWAQSVLLVFWVFLYDISTGPVAWCVASEVSATQLRTKTIAIGRSLSYVTTIIFNVATPYMLNPTEGDWKGKTGFFFGGTCFLSLIWTFFRLPELKGRTYEELNILFWKKVPARKFARTPVDPYEEEQYVGPALHGILAKED; this comes from the exons ATGTCTCCGGACAACGTCTCCGGACTGCCGCATCAGATCGAGCTCCAAATCACGAACGCAGAGCACCGTGAGGACATTGCTCAGATCGAGAACAACGCACCTCAAGCAAAAGTGATCTTCCAGGATGCCCAAGCGGCCACGGCAACGGAGCATGAGCTCACTCCACTAGACGGGTTCAAAATGTACCCTAAGGCGGTGGCATGGTCTGTCCTGATCACCATGGCAGTTATCATGGATGGCTACGATGAAGCGTTTTTGAGCCAACTCTTCGCCGAAGAAGCTTTTCAGAAACAGTTCGGGGAGCCATTTGAGAAAGGCTACCAAGTGAAGGCCTCCTGGCAATCAGGTCTTCCAAACGGAAAGACTATTGGCATCATGATCGGCATGTTGCTCAATGGCTACGCCCGGGAGAGGTTCGGAATGAAGCGGACGATGCTGACCGCATTTGTcgcgcttcttggcctgACTTTCATCCTGGTGTTTGGACAAACGCCTCAGGTCCTCCTCGTGGGCGAAATCTT TACTGGACAGCTCATCTCTGCCGGCGTTATGCGAGGTGTTGAGGGAATGTCAGGAAGGTGGGCCTATGACATTCCTTTCGCCGTGCAGTGGGTTTGGCCTATCCCGCTATTCATTGGGGTTCTTCTATGCCCCGAATCCCCGTGGTGGCTAGTCCGGAAAGGCCGCATTGAGGATGCCGAACGCTCCATAAAACGGCTCACCAATGGCATCGATGCTAAGCAGACTATCGCAATGATGCTACACACGactcaagaagaagagcagcTCGGCGGCTCGTCCTACTGGGACTGCTTCAAAGGCACAAATCTTCGCCGTACCGAGATTGCCTTCCTAGCCTGGGGAATACAGACGTTTGCGGGCTTACCGATGCAATCCTACAACACATACTTTATCGAGCAAGCTGGCTTGTCGGACACTGACTCCTTTGGCTTAAGCGTTGGCTACTACTCGATAGGATTCGTTGGAACCGCCTTGTCCTGGTTTCTTATTACGTGGCTCGGCCGTCGCACCATTTTCCTTGGAGGCCTTATTCTCATGGGCACCACTTATTTCATCATTGGTTTTATATCTCTAGCGCCTGCGTCAAATACCGCCACTATTTGGGCGCAATCAGTATTGCTCGTTTTCTGGGTCTTCCTATACGACATTTCCACCGGACCAGTTGCGTGGTGTGTTGCTAGCGAAGTCTCTGCGACACAATTACGTACGAAAACGATTGCAATCGGCCGTAGTCTTTCCTACGTCACCACCATTATCTTTAATGTCGCAACTCCATACATGTTGAACCCTACCGAAGGAGACTGGAAAGGCAAAACAGGATTCTTCTTTGGCGGCACCTGCTTTCTGTCTCTTATATGGACATTTTTCCGTCTACCGGAACTCAAAGGGCGCACGTATGAAGAATTGAATATTCTGTTTTGGAAGAAGGTACCGGCAAGGAAGTTTGCGAGGACGCCTGTCGACCCGTATGAGGAGGAGCAATATGTGGGTCCTGCGCTTCACGGGATTTTGGCCAAGGAGGACTAA